A window of the Flavobacterium sangjuense genome harbors these coding sequences:
- the coaE gene encoding dephospho-CoA kinase (Dephospho-CoA kinase (CoaE) performs the final step in coenzyme A biosynthesis.) yields the protein MTKIIGLTGGIGSGKTMVAEYIKSLGIPVYIADDEARELMSSDKIIKAISTAFGNEVVNNGTLNRDKLAQIVFNNPEKLQRLNSIIHPEVKKHFDVWVEKHKNFPFVVKEAAILFESGSYKYCDAVITITAPLETRLQRVINRDKTDRNSVLKRIQNQWTDEQRIAKSNFVINNLSIDATKKQVNEILELLKNQ from the coding sequence ATGACTAAAATAATTGGATTAACAGGCGGAATTGGAAGCGGAAAAACAATGGTTGCTGAGTATATCAAATCATTGGGAATTCCGGTATATATTGCTGATGATGAAGCCAGAGAATTAATGTCTTCTGATAAAATAATCAAGGCGATAAGCACTGCATTTGGAAATGAAGTTGTAAACAACGGAACTCTTAATCGTGATAAACTAGCCCAAATTGTTTTTAACAATCCCGAAAAACTGCAAAGACTAAATAGCATAATTCACCCTGAAGTAAAAAAACACTTTGATGTCTGGGTTGAGAAGCATAAAAATTTCCCTTTTGTAGTTAAAGAAGCTGCTATTTTATTTGAATCCGGAAGCTATAAATATTGTGATGCTGTGATCACAATAACTGCTCCTTTGGAAACTCGTCTTCAACGAGTAATTAATCGCGATAAAACCGATAGGAATTCTGTTTTAAAAAGAATTCAAAACCAATGGACTGACGAACAGAGAATTGCAAAAAGCAATTTTGTAATTAATAATCTATCAATTGATGCTACCAAAAAGCAAGTCAATGAAATTCTCGAATTATTGAAAAATCAATAA
- a CDS encoding acyl-[acyl-carrier-protein] thioesterase, which translates to MPISNDFTSILTKDWEITFLQCYPNGYLKYTDLCNILQLTAGLHAELGGISFSDMQVHHQAWVLSRMRVEIKRLPKWRDVVTVKTWINSLENSRSIRCLELYIGDEKIIGCETFWAVFNTQTRRPENLALEHAHFEKYPEDKATEIQFSKIDTTVDKTFVTEKTILLSDLDIVNHANSVKYLEWCLDYVEPKLLLNQKVESFEMNYLKEVSLNDTIAIEKSSLENPSVFTVNSTNKICFALQLNLK; encoded by the coding sequence ATGCCGATTTCAAACGACTTTACTTCTATACTAACCAAAGATTGGGAAATCACTTTTCTGCAATGTTATCCGAATGGTTATTTGAAATACACTGATTTGTGCAATATACTGCAGTTAACTGCCGGTCTTCATGCGGAATTGGGTGGCATTAGTTTTAGTGATATGCAGGTGCATCATCAGGCTTGGGTTTTGAGCAGAATGCGTGTTGAGATAAAACGATTACCAAAATGGCGAGATGTTGTAACCGTTAAAACCTGGATTAATTCGTTAGAGAATTCGCGTTCTATTCGTTGTTTGGAGTTGTATATTGGTGATGAAAAGATTATCGGTTGTGAAACCTTTTGGGCTGTTTTTAATACACAAACGCGTCGTCCGGAAAACCTGGCTTTGGAACATGCCCATTTTGAAAAATATCCAGAGGATAAAGCAACTGAAATTCAATTTTCTAAAATTGACACTACGGTTGACAAGACATTTGTAACCGAAAAAACGATACTACTTTCTGATTTAGACATTGTAAACCATGCTAACAGCGTAAAATATTTAGAATGGTGTTTGGATTATGTTGAACCAAAATTACTCTTAAATCAAAAGGTAGAAAGTTTTGAAATGAATTACCTAAAAGAAGTTTCATTAAACGATACAATTGCTATTGAGAAAAGTAGTTTGGAAAACCCAAGTGTTTTTACGGTGAATTCCACAAACAAAATCTGTTTTGCTTTACAACTGAACTTGAAATGA
- a CDS encoding response regulator transcription factor, protein MENNKKILLVEDDQNFGIVLREFLTLNDFEVTLAKNGMEGFEKFKKDNFDLCILDVMMPYKDGYTLAKEIREKNKDVPLIFLTAKSMKEDVLKGYKVGADDYLNKPFDSDVLLMKVKAIIQRKAAENKNEPAKFEFQIGRFLLNSKLRYLKFENNEPIKLSPKESELLKMMAVYENDLMPRELALTKIWREDNYFTSRSMDVYIAKLRKYLKEEPNVEILNIHGEGFRLVVKK, encoded by the coding sequence ATGGAAAACAACAAAAAGATACTTCTAGTCGAAGACGATCAAAACTTCGGAATAGTTTTGAGAGAATTCCTAACATTAAATGATTTTGAAGTAACGCTAGCCAAAAATGGAATGGAAGGTTTCGAAAAATTCAAAAAAGACAATTTCGATTTGTGTATTTTGGATGTGATGATGCCATACAAAGATGGCTACACTTTGGCAAAAGAAATCAGAGAAAAAAACAAAGATGTGCCTTTGATTTTCTTAACCGCCAAATCAATGAAAGAGGACGTTTTAAAAGGATATAAAGTTGGTGCCGATGATTATTTAAACAAACCGTTTGATTCCGATGTATTGCTGATGAAAGTAAAAGCAATCATTCAAAGAAAAGCGGCTGAGAATAAAAACGAACCTGCAAAATTTGAGTTCCAAATAGGAAGATTCCTTTTAAATTCAAAACTTCGTTACTTGAAATTCGAAAATAATGAACCTATTAAATTATCTCCAAAAGAGTCTGAATTGCTAAAAATGATGGCTGTTTACGAAAATGATTTGATGCCAAGAGAATTGGCTCTGACAAAAATCTGGAGAGAAGATAATTATTTCACCTCAAGAAGTATGGATGTTTACATTGCCAAATTGAGAAAATATCTGAAAGAGGAACCAAATGTTGAAATCCTCAACATTCACGGCGAAGGTTTTAGATTGGTCGTAAAAAAATAA
- a CDS encoding sensor histidine kinase, with protein sequence MNKLFFRLLVILMSLSLIGIILVQVYWFDKSFENNEEQFKYHVKQVLGNVAEKLQKQEQYSYAEIYNHLKDSIGKAPQKSDFLEFGYYQRDSRTNEMIIYSNSINSEDYGISASFFDKKFDSIKLKNYTAKRKTEIYNGDIDNSGIKQTVSPDIKIEKSGRLDLLDNAEFEIFYKDIAAVKPIQERVSNEMMQKLLFEELNEYGVKTPFEFNVYSNGLATKIKSERFRYDKPSTYSIPIFIDNDGNNKYQLLLTFPQKKKFLFSELIGICILSIIFTLIIVIAYSSALNQLIKQRQISEIKTDFINNMTHEFKTPIATINLALDAIKNPKVIEDKEKVLRYLQMIKDENKRMHAQVENVLRISKLEKKELDITKESTNIHEIIEDAIEHVNLIVEDRNGKITTHFDASRTSVLLNDVHFTNVIVNILDNAIKYSPEEPIIDIQTENVKEFVIVKIKDQGSGMSKAAQKRIFEKFYREHTGDLHNVKGHGLGLAYVKRIVDDHNSEIFVESEKGKGSTFIIKVPLIN encoded by the coding sequence ATGAATAAATTGTTTTTCCGCTTACTGGTTATCCTAATGAGTTTATCCCTAATAGGTATAATTCTTGTTCAGGTGTATTGGTTTGATAAGTCTTTCGAGAATAATGAAGAACAATTCAAGTATCATGTAAAGCAGGTTCTTGGGAATGTTGCCGAAAAATTGCAAAAGCAGGAGCAATATTCTTATGCCGAGATTTACAATCATCTTAAAGACAGTATTGGTAAAGCGCCTCAAAAGAGCGACTTTTTAGAATTCGGTTATTATCAGCGAGATTCCAGAACCAATGAAATGATAATATATTCAAACAGCATAAATTCCGAAGATTATGGAATTTCTGCTTCGTTCTTTGATAAAAAATTTGACAGCATAAAGCTCAAAAATTACACAGCAAAAAGAAAAACTGAAATTTACAACGGTGATATTGACAACTCAGGCATAAAACAAACGGTTTCTCCTGATATTAAAATTGAAAAATCGGGGCGTTTGGATTTGTTGGATAACGCAGAATTTGAAATTTTCTACAAAGACATTGCGGCGGTAAAGCCTATTCAGGAAAGAGTTTCAAATGAGATGATGCAAAAATTATTGTTTGAAGAACTTAATGAATATGGTGTCAAAACGCCTTTTGAATTTAATGTTTACAGCAATGGTTTGGCAACAAAAATAAAATCGGAGCGATTTAGGTATGACAAACCATCAACTTATTCCATTCCAATTTTTATTGATAACGACGGAAATAACAAATACCAATTGCTATTAACGTTTCCACAAAAAAAGAAGTTCTTGTTTTCGGAACTGATTGGAATTTGCATTTTGTCAATCATTTTTACGCTCATCATTGTCATTGCGTATTCAAGTGCATTAAATCAACTGATAAAACAACGTCAGATTTCTGAAATCAAAACCGATTTCATTAATAATATGACACACGAATTCAAAACACCAATTGCAACAATAAATTTAGCTTTGGATGCCATCAAAAATCCAAAGGTGATTGAAGATAAGGAGAAAGTGCTTCGCTATTTGCAAATGATAAAAGATGAAAATAAGCGTATGCATGCACAGGTTGAAAATGTTTTACGTATTTCAAAACTGGAGAAAAAAGAGTTAGATATTACTAAAGAATCTACCAACATTCACGAGATAATTGAAGATGCTATTGAACATGTGAATTTGATTGTTGAAGACAGAAACGGAAAGATAACAACGCATTTTGATGCAAGCAGAACTTCAGTTTTATTAAACGACGTGCATTTTACTAATGTTATAGTTAATATTTTGGATAATGCCATTAAGTATTCACCTGAAGAACCGATAATAGACATTCAAACTGAAAATGTAAAAGAATTTGTCATTGTCAAAATTAAAGATCAAGGTTCAGGAATGTCGAAAGCCGCTCAAAAAAGAATCTTCGAAAAATTCTATCGCGAGCACACAGGAGATTTGCACAACGTAAAAGGTCATGGATTAGGATTGGCTTACGTTAAAAGAATTGTTGATGATCACAACAGTGAAATATTTGTAGAAAGCGAAAAAGGAAAAGGAAGCACATTTATAATTAAAGTCCCACTCATAAATTAA
- a CDS encoding T9SS type A sorting domain-containing protein, with protein sequence MKKITLVLMLLVTFSGFAQFPAPYCGPMTFTSAVEPITLVNFAGINNSSSATVGASNGTTIFAHEDYTAIVGNVTAGSAYPITLKGNTDGAFTTKLRVFIDWNQNNVFTDSGESYDIGDIVNSTGVDAVQLVGSITVPGTALGGNTRMRVVKRYNVYGTSCQTGTGYGQAEDYTLSVTAVTACLTGNMYPPDVIVPTTCDGITPNLIATDSWAGDYFVVTVTSGQTYKFTSSIATDYFTVSTDNGATAAASSTSPLTWVSTVTGDIRVYINTDSACGTNDDERETNVICGAACLTAGLFPAATYDVPVCDGTVFIIVANAWAGEYSNINVLASSTYTFSSSVATDYITIASADGTTAFVAGEGSVTYTPTTDGVIRYYIHTNSTCGTQNTSRDRRISCTSTLSVPQCASNPTPADGSTTVPAFDTFDVSWDAPTTGEPATSYDLYSGTDIGNLTFDGNFAGTSITDAGPIGAYNTTIYWQIVPRNAAGAAVGCAIWSFTTEPQPTVTPDWANLQFPATETITQGGSVTVYGQVYEAGLTDVVPNIDGQAPDILAWVGTGATGTDPSTWTDWTVATWNAGHISNNDEYQASIGAALAPGTYDYATRFSLNNGPYVYGGFSSGGGGFWDGTTFVSGVLTVNPLPPVPGDDFADAIAISCGNTYTGDTSAPVTLDEDDAPDGPNADLDAPNLWYSFTGSGTAQTVTLNLCGSSYDTSVLVYTGTSGNLTLVADNDDDATCASNTLNSKVTFDSDGTTTYYITVEGWNVGSVGAFTMNVTCTTPPQPPVNDDCSDAITVTCGSTTAGTTALATNENMPVCGISGVTTQNTPGVWYKYVGDGSDVTVTTCSPTITTGDSRIAVYSGACGALTCIGGNDDAQAAGCATNTLASIVTFTAALGTDYYILVYSYTFAPGTNPINFELNVSCVAACTPATVNDECSTATQVTIGTPITAADNSCSSASLGVAYPSCGNMFGTYYDTWYWFDSGSVTDVTITLSNLTGAAGFALYSGSCGALTQVAGSCTTTGAATSLTGLTIGTYYLRVFSTTPAGRGSYDLSITDDGLGTGSFDSANFTYYPNPVKNTLNLSYNQEISNVEVFNLLGQKVSSNVINANDAHIDMSNLSNGAYMVRVTSNNQVKTIKVIKE encoded by the coding sequence ATGAAAAAAATTACATTAGTATTAATGCTTCTGGTCACTTTTTCCGGGTTTGCACAGTTTCCTGCGCCCTATTGTGGACCAATGACTTTTACGAGTGCTGTTGAGCCAATAACTTTGGTCAATTTTGCTGGTATCAATAATTCCAGTTCCGCTACAGTTGGAGCTAGTAACGGGACAACAATTTTTGCACATGAAGACTACACTGCAATAGTTGGAAATGTAACTGCAGGATCTGCTTATCCAATCACGCTGAAAGGAAATACAGACGGAGCTTTTACCACGAAACTTAGAGTATTCATTGATTGGAATCAAAATAATGTTTTTACTGATTCGGGAGAATCTTATGACATTGGGGACATTGTCAATTCGACTGGTGTTGATGCAGTTCAATTAGTTGGAAGCATAACAGTTCCGGGGACTGCTTTAGGAGGAAACACCAGAATGAGAGTAGTTAAGAGATATAATGTTTATGGAACTTCTTGTCAAACGGGTACTGGATATGGTCAAGCGGAAGACTATACTTTAAGTGTAACTGCTGTTACTGCTTGTCTAACAGGAAATATGTACCCGCCTGATGTAATTGTTCCAACAACTTGTGATGGAATTACCCCTAATTTAATAGCAACTGATTCTTGGGCAGGAGATTATTTTGTTGTTACTGTAACAAGTGGGCAAACCTATAAATTCACAAGTTCAATAGCCACTGATTATTTTACTGTAAGTACAGATAATGGAGCAACAGCTGCCGCTTCCAGTACATCACCATTAACATGGGTATCAACTGTCACTGGAGACATTAGAGTATATATAAATACCGATTCAGCATGTGGCACTAATGATGATGAAAGAGAAACAAATGTAATTTGTGGTGCTGCGTGTTTGACAGCAGGTTTATTCCCGGCAGCAACTTATGATGTGCCGGTTTGTGATGGCACTGTATTCATTATAGTTGCAAATGCTTGGGCTGGTGAATATTCAAATATTAATGTACTTGCTTCAAGCACCTATACTTTTTCAAGCTCTGTAGCCACTGATTATATTACAATCGCTTCAGCAGATGGTACAACTGCATTTGTAGCAGGTGAAGGTAGTGTTACCTACACACCTACGACTGATGGCGTTATAAGATATTATATTCATACAAATTCAACTTGCGGAACTCAAAATACATCTAGAGACAGAAGAATTAGTTGTACTTCCACATTATCAGTTCCACAATGTGCATCAAATCCAACTCCTGCTGACGGAAGCACAACTGTTCCGGCATTTGATACTTTTGATGTATCTTGGGACGCACCTACAACAGGTGAACCTGCAACTTCTTATGATCTTTATTCTGGAACGGATATAGGAAATTTAACATTTGATGGAAATTTTGCAGGAACAAGTATTACGGATGCTGGACCTATTGGAGCATATAACACTACTATCTATTGGCAAATTGTTCCAAGAAATGCTGCTGGTGCAGCTGTAGGATGTGCTATTTGGAGTTTTACAACAGAACCACAACCAACAGTTACACCTGACTGGGCTAATCTACAATTCCCTGCCACTGAAACAATTACGCAGGGCGGAAGTGTAACTGTCTATGGACAAGTTTATGAAGCCGGTTTAACCGATGTTGTACCAAACATTGACGGACAAGCTCCGGATATTTTAGCATGGGTAGGTACTGGTGCAACTGGAACAGATCCAAGTACATGGACGGACTGGACTGTAGCAACTTGGAATGCTGGACACATTAGTAATAATGATGAATATCAGGCATCTATTGGAGCTGCTTTAGCTCCGGGTACTTATGATTACGCTACTAGATTCTCTTTAAATAACGGACCATATGTATATGGTGGTTTCAGTTCTGGTGGCGGTGGTTTTTGGGATGGAACTACATTTGTTAGTGGAGTGTTAACTGTTAATCCGCTTCCACCAGTACCTGGTGATGATTTTGCTGATGCGATTGCTATAAGTTGTGGAAATACATATACAGGAGATACATCAGCACCTGTAACATTAGATGAAGATGATGCTCCAGACGGTCCTAATGCCGATTTAGATGCTCCAAACCTTTGGTATTCGTTTACAGGAAGTGGTACTGCACAAACAGTGACACTTAATCTTTGTGGTTCATCTTATGATACATCTGTGTTGGTTTATACCGGAACCTCTGGTAATTTAACTTTAGTCGCTGATAATGATGATGATGCTACTTGTGCATCAAACACACTAAATTCTAAAGTAACTTTTGATTCTGATGGAACAACAACTTACTACATTACTGTTGAAGGTTGGAACGTTGGAAGTGTAGGTGCATTTACTATGAATGTAACTTGTACAACACCTCCTCAACCACCTGTAAATGATGATTGTTCAGATGCAATCACTGTAACTTGTGGATCTACTACAGCTGGAACAACTGCACTTGCAACAAATGAAAATATGCCAGTTTGTGGTATTTCAGGAGTAACAACACAAAACACACCAGGTGTTTGGTATAAATATGTAGGTGATGGAAGTGATGTAACAGTAACTACTTGTTCCCCAACTATTACTACAGGTGATTCAAGAATTGCTGTTTACAGCGGTGCTTGTGGTGCTCTTACTTGTATTGGTGGTAATGATGATGCACAAGCTGCGGGTTGTGCAACAAATACATTAGCTTCAATTGTTACATTTACTGCAGCTTTAGGTACTGATTATTACATCTTAGTATATTCTTATACTTTTGCTCCAGGTACTAATCCTATCAATTTTGAATTAAATGTTAGTTGTGTTGCTGCTTGTACACCAGCTACAGTAAATGATGAATGTTCTACTGCTACACAAGTAACAATTGGAACACCAATTACCGCAGCTGATAATTCATGTTCTTCAGCTAGTTTAGGAGTAGCTTACCCAAGTTGTGGAAATATGTTTGGAACGTACTATGATACTTGGTATTGGTTTGATAGCGGATCTGTTACAGATGTAACAATCACTCTTTCTAATCTAACAGGAGCTGCAGGTTTCGCATTATATTCTGGTAGTTGTGGTGCATTAACACAGGTTGCCGGGTCTTGTACAACAACTGGAGCAGCTACAAGTTTAACAGGATTGACTATTGGAACATATTACTTAAGAGTATTCTCAACGACTCCAGCTGGTCGTGGTAGTTATGATTTATCAATTACTGATGATGGATTAGGAACTGGTTCTTTTGATAGTGCTAATTTTACATACTATCCAAACCCTGTAAAAAACACTTTGAACTTATCTTATAACCAGGAAATTTCAAATGTTGAAGTATTTAATTTGTTAGGGCAAAAAGTAAGTTCTAATGTTATTAATGCTAACGATGCTCATATTGATATGTCAAACTTATCAAATGGAGCTTACATGGTTAGAGTAACATCTAATAATCAGGTTAAAACTATTAAGGTTATTAAAGAATAA
- a CDS encoding exonuclease domain-containing protein, producing the protein MYAILDIETTGGQFNEEGITEIAIYKFDGHEIVDQFISLVNPEKPIQPFVVKLTGINNAMLRSAPKFYEIAKRIIEITEDCIVVAHNASFDYRILRTEFKRLGYDYIKPTLCTVELAQKLIPGQLSYSLGKLVRALGIPVTDRHRASGDAMATVKLFKMILAKDTEKEILISLIKAEIKSGLTPKLLDIVESLPTKTGIYYIHNEKGNLIYIGKSRNIKKRINQHFTGTSGKSKKIQREVFAVTYEITGSELIALLKESEEIKINKPIYNRSQRKTIFQWALYSEKDENGYLALKLQKADGRKKEITSFTSVQEGRNSLLKITEKHNLCQKINGLYETKNGCFQHKIKECNGACLGKEAPELYNERVEEFIQEMKFENDNMVIVDRGRTVDERCAVLIENGIYKGYCFYDLNYQINNIEILKNIIIPMQNNRDTKTIIQAHLKRHKVIKIIKF; encoded by the coding sequence ATGTACGCAATACTCGACATAGAAACAACCGGTGGTCAATTTAATGAAGAAGGCATTACCGAAATTGCCATCTATAAATTTGACGGCCACGAAATTGTTGATCAATTCATCAGCCTGGTAAATCCCGAAAAACCGATTCAGCCTTTTGTTGTTAAGCTAACGGGTATCAATAACGCTATGTTGCGCTCTGCTCCAAAGTTTTATGAAATCGCCAAACGTATTATCGAAATTACAGAAGATTGCATCGTAGTGGCTCATAACGCTTCATTCGACTACAGAATCCTTAGAACCGAATTCAAGCGATTGGGTTATGATTATATAAAACCAACGCTTTGTACCGTTGAATTGGCACAAAAATTAATTCCGGGACAACTTTCTTATAGTTTAGGAAAATTGGTTCGGGCACTTGGAATTCCGGTAACCGATAGGCATCGCGCCAGCGGTGACGCCATGGCAACCGTGAAATTGTTTAAAATGATTTTGGCAAAAGACACCGAAAAAGAAATTTTAATCAGTTTGATTAAGGCCGAAATCAAATCGGGTTTGACTCCGAAACTATTAGATATTGTCGAGAGTTTACCAACAAAAACCGGAATTTATTACATTCATAACGAGAAAGGCAATCTGATTTACATTGGCAAAAGCCGAAATATAAAGAAACGAATCAATCAGCATTTCACGGGAACATCGGGAAAAAGCAAAAAGATTCAGCGTGAAGTTTTTGCCGTGACCTATGAAATTACCGGAAGTGAATTGATTGCTTTGCTAAAAGAAAGCGAAGAGATAAAAATCAATAAACCGATTTATAATCGTTCGCAACGCAAGACTATTTTTCAGTGGGCATTGTATTCTGAAAAGGATGAGAATGGTTATCTGGCTTTAAAACTTCAAAAAGCTGATGGTAGAAAAAAGGAAATAACCTCATTTACTTCTGTGCAGGAAGGAAGAAATTCACTGTTGAAAATTACCGAAAAGCATAATTTGTGTCAAAAAATAAATGGCTTATACGAAACCAAAAATGGTTGCTTTCAGCATAAAATAAAAGAATGCAATGGCGCGTGTTTGGGTAAAGAAGCACCTGAATTATATAACGAACGTGTTGAAGAATTCATTCAGGAAATGAAGTTTGAAAACGACAATATGGTAATTGTTGACCGAGGAAGGACTGTTGATGAACGCTGCGCTGTTTTGATTGAAAACGGAATTTACAAAGGCTATTGTTTTTATGATTTAAATTATCAGATTAACAATATCGAAATCCTAAAAAACATCATCATTCCGATGCAGAATAACCGTGACACCAAAACGATTATACAAGCTCATTTGAAAAGACATAAAGTGATAAAGATTATCAAATTTTAA
- a CDS encoding glycosyltransferase: protein MFSIIIPVYNRPDEIKELLESLLISDYNKEYEIVIVEDGSSLTCREEVEKFKDKLNISYYFKENSGPGDSRNYGMKVAKGDYFIIFDSDCIIPKQYLSEVEKELTTDYVDCFGGSDAALDSFSDIQKAINFAMTSFLTTGGIRGGSEKLTKFQPRSFNMGISKKAFEDSNGFGNIHPGEDPDLSIRLWKLGHETRLFPKAFVYHKRRIDWDKFSVQVNKFGKARPILNSWYPEYSKLTFFFPTLFILGFSVAIFLFLFGFQLPIICYAFYFLLILIAATIQNKSFKIGFLSLIAVSKQFFGYGRGFLEAYIKVILLKQKPEVAFPELFFKIKS from the coding sequence ATGTTTTCAATTATTATTCCAGTTTATAATAGACCCGATGAAATTAAAGAGCTCTTAGAAAGTCTTTTGATTTCTGATTATAACAAAGAATACGAAATTGTAATTGTTGAAGATGGCTCTTCATTGACGTGTAGGGAAGAAGTTGAAAAATTCAAAGACAAACTAAATATATCGTATTATTTCAAAGAAAACTCAGGTCCGGGTGATTCCAGAAATTACGGAATGAAAGTAGCCAAAGGAGATTATTTTATCATCTTTGATTCAGATTGCATTATTCCAAAACAATATCTTTCTGAAGTTGAAAAAGAATTAACAACCGATTATGTCGATTGTTTTGGTGGTTCTGATGCAGCTTTAGATTCGTTTTCAGATATTCAAAAAGCAATTAATTTTGCAATGACATCTTTCTTAACAACAGGTGGAATTCGTGGCGGGTCGGAAAAGTTAACCAAATTTCAGCCTCGAAGTTTTAATATGGGAATTTCAAAAAAAGCTTTTGAAGATTCTAATGGATTTGGAAATATTCATCCGGGTGAAGATCCGGATTTATCTATTAGATTATGGAAATTAGGACATGAAACAAGGCTTTTCCCAAAAGCATTCGTATATCACAAACGAAGAATTGATTGGGATAAATTTTCGGTTCAGGTAAACAAATTTGGCAAAGCACGTCCAATTTTAAATAGTTGGTATCCCGAATATAGTAAGCTTACTTTTTTCTTTCCGACACTTTTTATTTTAGGTTTTTCTGTTGCGATATTTTTGTTCCTATTCGGTTTTCAATTACCAATAATTTGTTACGCATTTTACTTTCTTTTAATTTTAATTGCAGCAACAATTCAAAATAAAAGTTTTAAAATTGGGTTTCTTTCCTTAATAGCCGTTTCCAAGCAATTCTTTGGATACGGAAGAGGATTTTTAGAAGCGTATATTAAAGTCATTCTTTTAAAACAAAAGCCCGAAGTTGCTTTTCCTGAATTATTTTTTAAAATAAAATCATGA
- the miaA gene encoding tRNA (adenosine(37)-N6)-dimethylallyltransferase MiaA, whose amino-acid sequence MNYLITIIGPTAIGKTSLSIALAKHFGCDIISCDSRQFFKEMCIGTAVPSEEELAAAAHHFIQNKSIFDNYTVGDFEKEAIVKLDELFLKNNIQIMVGGSGLYVDAILKGFDNFPDIDNSVREKINADFEQLGIDYLQNKLKELDADYYHKTALENPQTLQNPQRMKRFVEVCIGTGKPYSSFLNQKRNERRFAPIIIGLEANREIMYNRINQRVDIMIKEGLVKEAESLFPNKELNALQTVGYRELFDYFDGTISLEFAIDEIKKNTRRFSKRQLTWFKRTENVQWFDFKSNPNDIINYIKSKI is encoded by the coding sequence ATGAACTACTTAATCACCATCATTGGACCAACAGCGATAGGAAAAACTTCCCTGAGCATTGCTTTGGCAAAACATTTTGGTTGTGATATTATTTCGTGTGACAGTCGGCAGTTTTTTAAGGAAATGTGTATTGGAACTGCTGTTCCGAGTGAAGAAGAATTAGCTGCAGCTGCACATCATTTTATTCAAAACAAATCTATTTTTGATAATTATACTGTTGGTGATTTTGAGAAAGAAGCCATTGTAAAACTGGACGAATTGTTCCTTAAGAATAACATCCAAATTATGGTTGGCGGTTCGGGTTTGTATGTGGATGCTATTCTAAAAGGGTTTGATAATTTTCCGGATATCGACAACTCAGTTCGTGAAAAAATAAATGCTGATTTTGAACAACTTGGAATTGATTACCTACAAAACAAGTTGAAAGAATTAGATGCGGATTATTATCATAAAACAGCACTTGAAAATCCGCAAACTTTGCAAAATCCACAGCGAATGAAACGCTTTGTTGAAGTTTGTATCGGAACCGGAAAACCCTATTCTTCCTTTCTTAATCAAAAGAGAAACGAACGTCGCTTCGCTCCTATTATCATTGGTTTGGAAGCTAACAGAGAAATCATGTACAACCGAATTAATCAACGTGTTGACATTATGATTAAAGAAGGCTTGGTTAAAGAAGCTGAAAGTTTGTTTCCAAATAAGGAATTGAATGCATTGCAAACCGTTGGCTACAGAGAACTGTTTGATTATTTTGACGGAACCATTTCTTTAGAATTTGCTATAGATGAAATAAAGAAAAATACTCGTCGCTTTTCAAAGCGCCAACTGACCTGGTTTAAGCGAACTGAAAATGTACAATGGTTTGATTTCAAAAGCAATCCAAACGATATTATCAATTATATAAAATCCAAAATATAA